The following coding sequences are from one Saprospiraceae bacterium window:
- the bamD gene encoding outer membrane protein assembly factor BamD produces MNIRFVFFVVLLAASACKSSYEKIRTSNDAALQFKAANDFYKKKDYVRAQALYELALSSYRGQKEAEELYYNYADCHYQLREYEMAAHLYKNFASTFINSPLKETAEFNAAQAIYKTSPNYRLDQSGTIKAIDAFQSFVNTYPESPKVAESNKLIDELRAKLEKKAYEQGKLYLDIKNYQAAISTFENLLTDFPDTKNDREVRYLIAKSMFLLAENSIFEKQKERYVESVNKSEYFLNRYPTGTYSKEVIAIKKEANKKHKNPEYDRYQNTGDRNKS; encoded by the coding sequence ATGAATATCAGATTTGTCTTCTTTGTCGTACTCCTTGCTGCTTCGGCATGTAAGTCGTCTTATGAAAAAATCCGAACCAGCAATGACGCCGCATTGCAGTTCAAAGCGGCAAATGATTTTTACAAAAAGAAAGATTACGTCAGGGCACAGGCTTTGTACGAATTGGCTTTGTCCAGTTACAGGGGTCAGAAAGAAGCAGAAGAATTGTATTACAACTATGCGGACTGTCATTATCAATTGAGAGAATATGAGATGGCGGCTCACCTTTATAAGAATTTCGCCAGCACATTCATCAACAGTCCATTGAAAGAAACAGCTGAATTTAATGCAGCACAAGCGATCTATAAAACCTCTCCAAACTATCGCTTGGACCAATCCGGAACTATCAAAGCGATAGATGCCTTCCAGTCTTTCGTCAACACTTATCCGGAATCACCTAAAGTGGCTGAAAGCAACAAGCTGATCGATGAGTTGCGTGCTAAGTTGGAAAAAAAGGCTTATGAGCAAGGTAAACTCTACCTTGACATCAAAAATTACCAAGCTGCTATCAGCACTTTCGAAAATCTACTCACTGACTTTCCGGATACAAAAAATGATCGGGAAGTGAGATATCTCATAGCAAAGTCGATGTTTCTACTTGCTGAAAACAGCATCTTTGAAAAACAGAAAGAACGATATGTGGAGTCAGTCAACAAGTCTGAATATTTTCTCAATCGATATCCTACAGGCACTTACTCCAAAGAGGTGATTGCCATTAAAAAAGAAGCTAATAAAAAACATAAAAATCCAGAATATGACAGATATCAAAACACAGGCGAC